From the Oncorhynchus nerka isolate Pitt River linkage group LG28, Oner_Uvic_2.0, whole genome shotgun sequence genome, one window contains:
- the si:ch73-256g18.2 gene encoding small integral membrane protein 36, producing MGFMEFYLEIDPVTLNLIILVASYVILLLVFLISCILYDCQGKDPTKEYAPAPPAPPSQSPIRLVIMQNSPTSSRCERQSSQSQTQNQNNMAPPEPSRNDYEPPALTPTSDLGRKKRSTLV from the coding sequence ATGGGTTTCATGGAATTCTACCTTGAGATTGACCCCGTGACCCTGAACCTCATCATCTTGGTAGCCAGCTATGTCATCCTCCTTCTCGTTTTCCTCATCTCCTGCATCCTGTACGACTGTCAGGGGAAGGACCCCACCAAGGAGTACGCCCCCGCGCCCCCTGCGCCACCCAGCCAGTCGCCCATACGCCTGGTGATCATGCAGAACTCTCCTACCTCGTCTCGCTGTGAGCGGCAGAGCAGCCAGAGTCAGACCCAGAACCAGAACAACATGGCTCCTCCAGAACCCAGCAGGAACGACTACGAGCCACCAGCGCTGACGCCCACCTCAGACCtggggaggaagaagagaagcaCCCTGGTCTGA